The following coding sequences are from one Gigantopelta aegis isolate Gae_Host chromosome 15, Gae_host_genome, whole genome shotgun sequence window:
- the LOC121390758 gene encoding 2-phosphoxylose phosphatase 1-like encodes MLHLKRMIMSYCRIFNGRCNKLKLIAILILFTILVSASLFHIFLNDESSGSVPQVARIKYRHRFQQVSTRNPDWGEHVASRAFSDRRTVVRKHAPLGNRLLHRDVNESLSVARIREYCNVPLMNATGEEGEAPPGYRLVNVQVMIRHGTRSPMYSFTNHHNPQLSCKFDNAAKSNNLIRSFIGAMKTNERRQNPNSPFFRWLLYPQRKLCGPSELMPSGSMQHVLNGFHFHEKYVRKWRLFGESFRGEQVHVVSTLYSRTYQSSIAFLYSFLPRFYLNELNIEQTSNLFCDERFVHSSCSCPALHRLKETVNVESLQFNRNNTRLFRLQKYIGNVFGLKPQQLPTMWAMMDVFMGYACNKVKPLPCNSNRKCIQPWVIAELWDLLDGYGVKLNNLKSYQRYSQVTMHPFLAKVLEQMNLSIKNRTKVKFSLFSGHDTTITPLAVTLGIHDGKWPHLASRIVFELYSQVGQKDRHYVKVLYNGRNITPDASFCQGHVINGMCKLKYFTRFVREEILQGKTYAHICHTNM; translated from the exons ATGCTACATTTAAAGAGAATGATCATGTCATACTGTCGAATATTTAATGGTCGATGTAACAAGCTAAAATTAATTGCCATTTTGATACTGTTTACAATATTGGTGTCTGCATCATTATTTC ATATTTTCCTGAATGATGAATCTTCTGGAAGTGTGCCTCAAGTGGCCCGTATTAAATACAGACACCGATTTCAACAGGTTTCCACCCGAAACCCGGACTGGGGCGAGCATGTGGCTTCTAGAGCCTTCTCTGATCGTAGAACGGTTGTCAGGAAACATGCACCACTTGGAAACAGACTGTTACATCGAGATGTTAACGAATCTTTGTCTGTCGCTCGAATCAGGGAATATTGCAATGTGCCGTTAATGAATGCCACTGGAGAAGAAG GAGAGGCTCCCCCTGGTTACAGGCTGGTTAACGTACAGGTAATGATCCGCCATGGTACTCGTTCCCCGATGTACAGCTTCACGAACCATCACAATCCTCAACTGAGCTGCAAGTTCGACAACGCTGCCAAGAGTAACAATCTGATCAGGTCTTTCATTGGAGCGATGAAGACCAATGAAAGGAGGCAGAACCCAAACAGTCCATTTTTTCGCTGGTTGCTCTATCCTCAGCGCAAACTGTGCGGCCCCTCAGAGCTGATGCCTTCAGGATCGATGCAGCACGTGCTGAACGGGTTTCACTTCCATGAGAAATACGTCAGGAAATGGAGACTCTTTGGAGAGTCTTTTCGTGGTGAACAGGTTCATGTTGTGAGCACTCTCTATTCCAGGACATATCAAAGTTCCATTGCCTTCTTATACAGCTTTCTTCCACGATTTTATCTCAACGAGCTGAACATAGAACAGACTTCAAACCTGTTCTGTGACGAGAGGTTTGTCCACTCATCCTGCAGTTGCCCTGCGTTACACAGACTGAAGGAAACTGTCAATGTAGAGTCTCTACAATTCAACAGAAACAACACCAGACTCTTCAGACTGCAGAAGTATATCGGTAATGTGTTTGGACTGAAGCCACAGCAACTTCCCACAATGTGGGCCATGATGGATGTGTTTATGGGTTATGCCTGTAACAAGGTTAAACCGTTGCCATGCAACAGTAACAGGAAGTGCATTCAGCCTTGGGTCATAGCAGAGTTGTGGGATTTGTTGGACGGTTATGGCGTgaagttaaataatttaaagtcGTATCAGCGCTACTCACAAGTGACGATGCATCCTTTTTTAGCGAAGGTACTTGAACAAATGAATTTGAGCATAAAAAATAGAACAAAGGTCAAGTTTTCCTTATTTTCAGGCCATGATACGACCATAACTCCATTGGCAGTTACTCTTGGAATTCATGATGGAAAATGGCCGCACCTTGCAAGCCGAATTGTATTCGAGTTGTACTCTCAAGTTGGCCAGAAAGACCGCCATTATGTTAAGGTGCTGTACAATGGAAGGAACATTACACCAGACGCGAGCTTTTGTCAAGGACACGTCATCAATGGAATGTGTAAACTGAAATATTTCACTAGGTTTGTGAGAGAAGAAATTCTCCAAGGAAAAACATACGCTCATATTTGTCACAcaaacatgtaa